The stretch of DNA CGGCACGCTGCGCGGCGCGCGCGCCGAGAAGTTCCTCGCCGAGGTCGAGTCGGGTGACGCCCAGTTGGTGATGGCGCGCTGGACAGGTGCGTACAAGCACGGCAACGAACGCACGGCACGCAACCATCCGCGCAACCGGCGCTAGGCGCCCGCGCGCCTAAGGGTTCGTCCAAGCCGCGGGATCCGCGGTGAGTGTCGTGACCGGGGTGGGCAGTTCGGCGCCCGCGACGTCGGCCAGGGTCACGCCCTCAAGGATCTGGCGGACGTTCGCCCGCAGTGCGATCCACAGCGGCAGCAGCGATTCCGCGGGCCCGCTGTAGGCCAGCTCCGGAGGGCGTACTCCGCGTACCGACACCAAGGGCCCCTCCACGACGCGGATGACGTCCGCGATGCTGATGTGGTCGGCGGGCCGGGCGAGGCGGTAGCCGCCGTTGCCGCCGCGCTGGCTGAGGACGAGACCGCCGCGCCGCATGTCGTTGAGGATGCCCTCGAGGAACTTGTGCGGGATCTCCTGGGCGTCCGCGATGGCCTCGGCCTTCAGCGGCCCGTCGTCCTGGCACGCGGCGAGTTGCAGCGCGGCACGTACCGCGTAGTCCGCCCTGGCTGAGATCCGCATGGCCCGCATTATGCTGCACCGCCCTGAACGGCACGTCCCTGACCCCGGTGTCCCCTTCGGCCACGATTCGGCACGCCTTCAATAAACCTGCACATCGAATGCGCAGCCCGGTCACGCCATTCGGCGAACACTCCACGCGAAGCCCTTGTGTATTGACCACAGAACTTTCGCTTTGATGCGAGAGTGTCCGCTTTGGTGGAGGGAGTCCTTCCGCTCGCGGTATTCCCGTCTGTGAAGCTTGTGAAGGAGCTGCTCCCACGCGGTGAACATGCCTGCACGCAGCGGTGATTCGATGCCGCAAGCGTCGCAGGGCATCGCCTCGTCGATTGGATGTACGACGTGCGAACGTGCTTTGATCCTGGCCACCGCGGAATTCGCACATCAGATTCCGCAGTGTTGGAAACACCTTTGCAACATTCATGAGAAGGGCAGCTCACACCATGAACTACACCCCCCAGGTCGAGACCCTCGAGATTTCCGACGCCGACCTCGACAACGTCTCGGGTGGCCTCTCCGCCAACGCCGTCGGCACCGTGACCGGCGTCGTCGACTCGATCGCCCCGGTCTCCTCCACCGTCGGCACCGCCGTGGGCGTCGTCGAGGGCACCACCGGCCTGAACACGGCCCCCATCGCCGGCCTGGCCACCAGCACGGTCGCCGGTCTCTGAGTCTCGAACTCACTGAGACACCATTGATCCGTGAGCCCCGGAACATCCAGTTCCGGGGCTCACGGACGCCGTAGGCAAGGTAAGGGAAGCCCCCGTGCAGTTCCGCCAACAGGCCCTGTCCAAGCTGCAGTCGCCCGAGGAACTCGACCTGCCGGTGCGCTACGCCCGACCCCAGGGCCTGCTCGTGCTCGCCGTCACCGTGATCGTCATGGCCGCCGCGAGCGTCTGGGCCGTGACCGGCTCGATCTCCTCCACACTCCGCGCACCCGGCATCCTCACCCACGGCCAGGGCAGTTACGTCCTCCAGAGCCCCGTCACCGGACAGGTGACGCGCGTGATCGCCGAAGAGGGAAAACGCGTCGACGCCGGGGCCCCCGTGCTCAAAGTCCGTACGGACCAAGGCGACAAGGTCGTACGCTCCATCGCCGCGGGCCGCGTGACCACACTGGTCGCCAGGATCGGCACCGTCGTCACCACCGGCGCCGACGTCGCGACCGTCGAGCGTGTCTCGGGCACCGACGACCCACTCCTCGCCATGCTCTACGTCCCCGCCGACAGCGCGGCCACCGTCCCCGTCGGCGCCTCCGTGGACCTCACGGTCCAGTCCGTGCCCACGCAGGAGTACGGGATGCTGCGCGGCCGCGTGAAGGCGGTCGGGCGCACCGCCCAGAGCGACCAGAAGATCAGCGGGTTCCTCGGCGACAAGGAACTGGCCGGGCAGTTCACCAAGGACGGGCCACCCGTGGCCGTCCTCGTGCGCCTGGAAACCTCCTCCGGCACCAAGTCCGGCTACAAGTGGTCATCCGCCGGAGGCCCGCCCTTCGCGCTCGACTCCATGACCCTGGCCACCGGCGCCTTCCACCTCGCCGAGCAGCGCCCGATCGATTGGCTGCTTCCGTGACCGCACCGCACCCCTCCCCGGCACACCAGCAGCAACTGCCGCCCCCCGGCGGCCGTCGCAGGCACCGCCCCGAACCCCCGCAGCGCGGCCGCCGCCGCGCCGCGCCGCGCCCCGCGTCCAAGGGCAGGCCGCAGAAGACCGTCCGTACCCCCACCGTCCTGCAGATGGAGGCCGTGGAGTGCGGCGCCGCGGCGCTCGCCATGGTCCTGGCGCACCACGGACGGCACGTCCCGCTGGAGGAGCTGCGCATCGCGTGCGGCGTCTCCCGCGACGGCTCGCGGGCCAGCAACCTCCTGAAGGCGGCGCGCAGTTACGGCCTCACGGCCAAGGGCATGCAGATGGAACCGGCCGCGCTCGCCGAGGTGAAGGCGCCCGCGATCCTCTTCTGGGAGTTCAACCACTACGTCGTCCACGACGGCATGGGCCGCCGCTTCGGACGCCGCGGCGCGTACATCAACGACCCGGACAAGGGCCGCCGCTTCGTCCCCTCCGAGGACTTCGACACCAGCTTCACCGGCGTCGTCCTGGTCCTCGAACCGGGCGAGAACTTCCGGCCCGGAGGCCGCAAGCCCGGCATCATGCGAGCGATGCCCGCTCGGCTGCGCGGCACCACGGGCACCATGCTCGCCGCGCTCTTCGCCAGCCTGCTGCTCGTCGCGGTCGGCGCGGCGCTGCCCGCGCTCAGCCGCACGTACATCGACCTGTTCCTGATCGGCCATCAGACGTCCCTGCTCGGCGCGCTGTTCGTGTCGATGGGCGCGATGGTGGCGCTCACCGTCGTCCTCACCTGGCTGCAACAGGCGAATCTGCTGCGCGGGCGCATCATCTCCTCCACGCTGAGCAGCGCCCGCTTCCTGCGCCATCTGCTGCGCCTGCCCGTCACGTTCTACGCCCAGCGCAGCCCCGCCGACCTCGTCCAGCGCCTCGCGTCCAACGACGCGGTCGCCGAGACACTGGCCCGCGACCTCACGGCAGCGGGCGTCGACGGCATCGTCGTACTCCTCTACGCGGCCCTGCTGTGGACCTACGACCCCCAGCTCACCCTGGTCGGCGTAGGCATCGCCCTCCTGAACATCGTCGCGATGCGCATCGTCATCCGGCTGCGGGCCACCGGCACCCAGAAGCTGCGGGCCGACAGCGCCAAGCTCACCAACACCTCGTACACCGGCCTCCAGTTGATCGAGACGATGAAGGCCACCGGAGCCGAGAACGGCTACTTCCGGCGGTGGGCGGGCCAGCACGCCACCACCCTGGAGGAGCAGCAGCGCCTCGGAGTGCCGAGCGCCTGGCTCGGCGTGGTCGCGCCGACCCTCGCGACGCTCAACAGCGCGCTGATCCTGTGGATCGGCGGCCTGCGCGCGGTCGAGGGACATCTGTCGATCGGTCTGCTCGTCGCGTTCCAGGCGCTCGTCACCCGCTTCACCGCGCCGATCACCCGCCTCAACGGCGTCGCGGGCCGCATCCAGGACTTCGGCGCCGACGTCGCCCGCCTCAAGGACGTCGAGAACTTCCCCGTCGACACCCTCTACTCCCGCCCCGAACCGGCCGCGAGCACCCGTCGCCTCAAGGGCCACGTCACCCTCGACGACATCACCTTCGGCTACAGCCCTCTCGACAAGCCGCTCCTGACCGGCTTCTCCCTCTCGGTCGGCCCCGGCCAGCAGGTCGCGCTCGTCGGCGGCTCGGGCAGCGGCAAGTCGACCGTCTCCCGGCTGATCTCGGGGCTCTACAGCCCCTGGGAGGGCACCATCCGCATCGACGGACAGCGTCTGGAGGACATACCGCGGGGGGCGCTCGCCGCCTCCGTCTCCTTCGTCGACCAGGACGTCTTCCTCTTCGAGGGCACCATCCGCGACAACGTCGCGCTGTGGGACCCGTCCATCCCTGACGACGCCGTCATCGCCGCCCTCAAGGACGCCTGCCTGTACGAGATCGTGGCCCGCAGGCCCGGCGGCATCCACGGCCGCGTCGAGCAGGACGGCCGCAACTTCTCCGGCGGGCAGCGCCAGCGCCTGGAGATCGCGCGTGCCCTGGTCCGCCGCCCCAGCATCCTCGTACTCGACGAGGTGACCAGCGCCCTGGACGCGGAGACCGAGCAGGTCATCATCGACAACCTGCGCCGCCGCGGCTGCGCCTGCGTCGTCATCGCGCACCGCCTGAGCACCGTGCGCGACAGCGACGAGATCGTCGTCCTCGACCACGGCTCGGTCGTGGAACGCGGACGCCACGAACACCTCGTCGCCGCCGGCGGACCCTACGCCGACCTGGTCAAGGAGCACTGAGGTGACCCAGGCACCGGAACATACGTACCCAGGCGACAGCGTCGCCGCTGCCTTCGGCACGCTCGGCACACCGGCCGACTGCACGGGCCTGCGCAGCGTGCACCTCGAAGGCCCGCAAGTCCTCTGGCTCGTCGTCGCCGGGGCGCTCGACCTGTTCGCGGTCGACGCCGTCCAGCAGGGCCACTGGCACTTCCTCGGCCGCCTCGAACCGGGCACCCTGCTACTCGGCCCCGTCGAAGGCCCCCAGCACACCCTCGTCGGACGCCCCCTCCAGGGCTGCGAGCTGCGCCGCATCCCGCTGCGCGAGCTGTACCGCCCCGACTACGGCGACACCTGGGCCTACGAGCAGCAGTACCCCAGTCAGTACGACACCCAGGACCAGGCCCTGAGCCTGCTCGAGCACGCCTTCGCGCTCGGCATCGGACGCAGCCAGCGGGTCCTGTTCGAGGCCCCGCTCGACGGCCGCACCATGGGCGACGACATCGTGACCGACGACGACATCCTCTGGATGCCGGTCGCGCCGGGCAGCGTGCAGTACGGCTCCGCCTACAGCGCGGAGGCCGCGGGCGATCTGCTCGTCGACGCCGCCATGTGGCAGCGCATGGTCAACCAGCAGTACCGGCTGCTCTCGACCCTCGACCGCTGGATCGAACGCCAGGAGCGGGCCCACGAGGACCGCACCGCGGCCGGAATCAAGGCGGGCGAGACGGTCCGCGAGCAGGCGGACCGCACGCTCATCGCGTCCATCGGCCGCTCCGGCAAGGGCGGTTCACGCCCCAGCGGATCCCGGGGCGGTGACGACGCGACGTACGCGGCCTGCCGCCTGGTCGCCGAGGCGGCGGGCATCACGCTGTCCGGCGCCGCGGAGGGCGGTGCGGTGAGCGACCGGATCGACCCGGTGGAGCAGGTCGCGGTCGCCTCGCGCATCCGCACCCGTGCCGTGCGGCTCGACGGGCGCTGGTGGCGCGAGAACACGGGCCCGCTGGTGGGGTACCGCGCGGCGAGCGGGGCGCCGGTCGCGCTGCTGTGGCGGCGCGGCAGCTACGAGTCCGTGCACCCCACGTCCGGTCGGCGCACGCGCATCGACAAGACCAACGCGGAGGAGTTCGAACCGCAGGCGGTCATGTTCTACCGACCGCTGCCGGAGCGGTCGTTGACGCCATGGCGGCTTT from Streptomyces sp. BA2 encodes:
- a CDS encoding HlyD family efflux transporter periplasmic adaptor subunit, producing MQFRQQALSKLQSPEELDLPVRYARPQGLLVLAVTVIVMAAASVWAVTGSISSTLRAPGILTHGQGSYVLQSPVTGQVTRVIAEEGKRVDAGAPVLKVRTDQGDKVVRSIAAGRVTTLVARIGTVVTTGADVATVERVSGTDDPLLAMLYVPADSAATVPVGASVDLTVQSVPTQEYGMLRGRVKAVGRTAQSDQKISGFLGDKELAGQFTKDGPPVAVLVRLETSSGTKSGYKWSSAGGPPFALDSMTLATGAFHLAEQRPIDWLLP
- a CDS encoding type A2 lantipeptide, which produces MNYTPQVETLEISDADLDNVSGGLSANAVGTVTGVVDSIAPVSSTVGTAVGVVEGTTGLNTAPIAGLATSTVAGL
- a CDS encoding RrF2 family transcriptional regulator codes for the protein MRISARADYAVRAALQLAACQDDGPLKAEAIADAQEIPHKFLEGILNDMRRGGLVLSQRGGNGGYRLARPADHISIADVIRVVEGPLVSVRGVRPPELAYSGPAESLLPLWIALRANVRQILEGVTLADVAGAELPTPVTTLTADPAAWTNP
- a CDS encoding NHLP family bacteriocin export ABC transporter peptidase/permease/ATPase subunit, translated to MTAPHPSPAHQQQLPPPGGRRRHRPEPPQRGRRRAAPRPASKGRPQKTVRTPTVLQMEAVECGAAALAMVLAHHGRHVPLEELRIACGVSRDGSRASNLLKAARSYGLTAKGMQMEPAALAEVKAPAILFWEFNHYVVHDGMGRRFGRRGAYINDPDKGRRFVPSEDFDTSFTGVVLVLEPGENFRPGGRKPGIMRAMPARLRGTTGTMLAALFASLLLVAVGAALPALSRTYIDLFLIGHQTSLLGALFVSMGAMVALTVVLTWLQQANLLRGRIISSTLSSARFLRHLLRLPVTFYAQRSPADLVQRLASNDAVAETLARDLTAAGVDGIVVLLYAALLWTYDPQLTLVGVGIALLNIVAMRIVIRLRATGTQKLRADSAKLTNTSYTGLQLIETMKATGAENGYFRRWAGQHATTLEEQQRLGVPSAWLGVVAPTLATLNSALILWIGGLRAVEGHLSIGLLVAFQALVTRFTAPITRLNGVAGRIQDFGADVARLKDVENFPVDTLYSRPEPAASTRRLKGHVTLDDITFGYSPLDKPLLTGFSLSVGPGQQVALVGGSGSGKSTVSRLISGLYSPWEGTIRIDGQRLEDIPRGALAASVSFVDQDVFLFEGTIRDNVALWDPSIPDDAVIAALKDACLYEIVARRPGGIHGRVEQDGRNFSGGQRQRLEIARALVRRPSILVLDEVTSALDAETEQVIIDNLRRRGCACVVIAHRLSTVRDSDEIVVLDHGSVVERGRHEHLVAAGGPYADLVKEH